A region from the Pithys albifrons albifrons isolate INPA30051 chromosome Z, PitAlb_v1, whole genome shotgun sequence genome encodes:
- the APH1A gene encoding gamma-secretase subunit APH-1A, with amino-acid sequence MTLAVFFGCTFIAFGPAFGLFLFTIARDPLRIIILIAGAFFWLVSLLLSSLIWFIAVKASDPRDERLQKGLLIFGVMFSVLLQEAFRFLYYKLLRKAIEGLVALSEDGCSPISIQQMAYVAGVGFGLMSGAFSMINLLADALGPGTVGIHGDSQLYFLTSAFMTMVLIFLHTFWGILFFHGCEHRRWWEITAVVVMHLTVSGSSFCNPLYVGSLVPSYLLMAAAAAWAYLLSGGSAQNLRRFLLCLRSGASPQPGS; translated from the exons ATGACGCTCGCCGTCTTCTTCGGGTGCACCTTCATCGCCTTCGGGCCCGCGTTCGGCCTATTCCTCTTCACCATCGCCCGCGACCCGCTCCGCATCATCATCCTCATCGCCGG GGCTTTCTTTTGGCTGGTGTCgctgctgctctcctccctCATCTGGTTTATTGCGGTGAAAGCCAGTGACCCCCGGGATGAGCGGCTGCAGAAGGGGCTCCTGATATTTGGGGTCATGTTCTCTGTGCTGCTACAGGAGGCCTTCCGCTTCCTTTACTACAAGCTCCTCAG GAAGGCCATCGAGGGGCTGGTGGCCCTCAGTGAGGACGGCTGCTCCCCAATTTCCATCCAGCAAATGGCATATG TGGCTGGCGTGGGCTTTGGTCTCATGAGTGGCGCCTTCTCCATGATCAATCTCCTGGCAGATGCATTAGGGCCTGGCACTGTGGGCATCCACGGGGATTCGCAGCTGTACTTCCTGACCTCAG cttttATGACCATGGTGCTGATTTTCCTTCACACCTTCTGGGGGATTCTCTTCTTCCACGGCTGCGAGCATCGGCGCTGGTGGGAGATCACGGCGGTTGTTGTCATGCACCTCACTGTTTCGGGGTCG TCATTTTGCAACCCCCTGTACGTGGGCAGCCTGGTGCCCTCCTACCTGCTGATGGCTGCTGCCGCTGCCTGGGCTTACCTCCTGTCGGGGGGATCTGCACAGAACCTGCGGCGCTTCCTACTCT GTTTACGGAGTGGAGCCAGCCCCCAGCCAGGATCCTGA